The following are from one region of the Lodderomyces elongisporus chromosome 7, complete sequence genome:
- the SAC7_3 gene encoding GTPase activating protein (GAP) for Rho1p translates to MSHSSSPNRSSSIFGWAKSLKRSHLLSNDSVNEISDSDNASSKFSPTKSINAGAFPSIVPSSSSQQLQQQQQQQQQQQQMPRLQPQRSPLNIPSNTNNNSNINSNSIPMSSSISGNLEPGAISPSPSNYIPSPFHQRQSISSHNNAQSSFSTSNYLGTSPTASSSTHDFLRPILNHKSRSTNNVSRVRSNSENSIRNRRDSFLQSNSLVDENSKYFGVPLQQALSEAAAKISVLSSDDQTSGLQYGEIPIVVAKCGVYLKKNGLTVEGIFRVGGSSKRLKELQVIFNTPPDYGKKLIWDGYTVHDAASILRRYLNALPEPLIPLDVYEEFRVVLKERPRIISYMKYKAENPTRSLRKKSEGDSSQMLTEANMGRHNDNHASSVNAESSSNARATPSNLPDTQAVSAVPTSQAPQTAQTAQTAQTAPASTITASLQQPTLSLSIPQSSQEDFSNKQKKKKAKNYKKLTNDVRTAIDIYRVLLNNLPIASKQLLFYILDLLAMVQSYSKQNLMSARNLSAIFQPSILSHPDHDLDPEEYALSQLVVEFLIQYSYKLLPSHKEPSPPPPIATSASASASASASASANASADDIGPQDSLSNSEATREAQKGQSSVVEAASASSSSQVMQEQQQQQQQLTPRFQGSHSKSLSSTPQHEDIVMGYKHNATECIPDESDVEYEVSDGVGSDAEESYFHEIRPPSTMSSPKTSPMELIGKPVIVATNVKT, encoded by the coding sequence ATGAGCCACTCCTCATCTCCCAATAGGAGCTCATCCATCTTTGGATGGGCCAAGAGTTTGAAACGATCACATCTTTTATCCAATGACTCAGTTAATGAGATTAGCGACTCAGACAATGCCAGTTCAAAGTTTTCACCCACGAAACTGATAAATGCAGGAGCATTTCCATCAATAGTTCCGTCTTCATCACTGCAGCAActtcagcagcaacaacaacagcaacaacagcagcaacagatgCCACGTCTTCAACCACAGCGAAGTCCGTTGAATATTCCATccaacacaaacaacaatagcaacattaacagcaacagcatccCAATGTCATCGAGTATCAGTGGGAACTTGGAGCCGGGAGCAATCTCCCCGTCTCCATCAAACTATATCCCACTGCCTTTCCACCAGCGACAGTCGATACTGCTGCACAATAATGCGCAGTCGAGCTTTTCAACTTCGAATTATTTGGGCACTTCGCCGActgcatcatcatcaacgcACGATTTCTTGCGACCTATATTGAACCACAAACTGAGATCAACAAACAATGTGTCTAGAGTACGATCCAACTCCGAGAATAGTATACGAAATCGTCGTGACTCCTTTTTGCAGAGCAATTCGCTAGTTGACGAAAACTCAAAGTATTTTGGTGTACCATTACAACAAGCGCTTTCCGAGGCAGCAGCCAAGATCTCGGTGTTATCATCAGATGACCAGACGAGTGGTTTGCAGTATGGTGAAATACCCATTGTGGTTGCCAAGTGCGGAGTatacttgaaaaagaatggatTGACAGTTGAAGGAATATTTCGTGTTGGTGGCTCTTCAAAACGATTGAAGGAGTTGCAAGTTATATTCAATACACCTCCTGATTATGGTAAGAAGTTGATCTGGGATGGGTATACTGTTCATGACGCAGCATCAATCTTGCGAAGGTACTTGAATGCATTACCAGAACCATTGATTCCGCTTGATGTTTATGAGGAGTTTAGAGTTGTTTTGAAAGAACGACCTAGAATTATAAGCTATATGAAGTACAAGGCAGAGAATCCAACGAGGAGTCTTCGAAAGAAAAGTGAAGGAGACTCGTCACAGATGTTGACTGAAGCCAACATGGGACGTCATAACGATAATCATGCTCTGTCTGTGAATGCAGAAAGCCTGAGCAACGCGAGAGCTACACCAAGTAATTTACCAGATACTCAAGCAGTTTCAGCAGTTCCAACTTCGCAAGCTCCGCAAACTGCACAAACTGCACAAACTGCACAAACTGCTCCTGCTTCGACAATTACTGCTTCACTTCAACAACCAACCCTCCTGCTATCCATTCCCCAAAGTAGTCAAGAAGATTTCTCCAATaagcagaaaaagaagaaggcaAAAAACTACAAGAAACTCACTAATGATGTGCGCACTGCTATCGACATCTACCGAGTATTATTAAACAATCTCCCAATAGCATCGAAACAACTTTTATTCTACATCTTGGACTTACTTGCTATGGTACAAAGCTATCTGAAACAGAACTTGATGAGTGCACGCAACCTTTCTGCCATTTTCCAGCCACTGATACTCTCGCATCCAGACCATGATCTTGATCCTGAAGAGTATGCATTGTCACAACTAGTGGTTGAATTTTTGATTCAGTATTCGTATAAATTGTTGCCATCGCACAAGGAACCATCGCCGCCACCGCCAATTGCAACAAGTGCAAGTGCGAGTGCAAGTGCAAGTGCGAGTGCAAGTGCGAATGCCTCTGCAGATGATATTGGGCCACAAGACTCTCTTTCCAACTCAGAAGCCACGCGGGAAGCACAGAAAGGTCAACTGTCAGTAGTGGAagcagcatcagcatccTCATCTAGTCAGGTTATGCAagagcagcaacaacaacagcaacaattaACTCCTCGGTTCCAAGGGCTGCACTCTAAAAGTCTAAGTTCTACACCACAACACGAGGATATCGTGATGGGGTATAAACACAATGCCACAGAGTGCATTCCTGATGAATCTGATGTAGAGTACGAAGTTTCAGATGGAGTAGGGTCAGATGCTGAAGAATCGTATTTTCATGAAATTCGGCCACCTAGTACCATGAGCAGTCCCAAGACTAGTCCGATGGAACTTATTGGAAAACCTGTGATTGTAGCAACTAATGTAAAGACGTGA